The sequence below is a genomic window from Silene latifolia isolate original U9 population chromosome 7, ASM4854445v1, whole genome shotgun sequence.
TCAAAATCTACATCAAatcaccaaattaattaaaagttatGAGATCGGGTCATTACGGGTTTGGTTCAATTTACGTGCATTGTTTTATTGTGTTAGTTCAGATCAGGTCATTTTAAGTTGTTATCACTTATCATGGCCTCATGGGACATCCAATTCtcaattgggtaatttggaggtCATTTTAAGTCGTTATGACAGATCGATTGACTTTTTTTTATAGAACCCCAAATGGTACTTACTTCATAGATAAACGATCCAAAACAATAACATTACACACGGTTCGAGGCATGTCACACCACCAAAAGCCTTCTATCTAGACGATTGACTTTTTGTTTAAAGTTAAGTCATTTTGGTTAAGGCTATGAATAGTTACAAGTTAGGACACCTTTCTTTACGgctgaagaaaaaaaaagtagtTGGGGATAGATCATATggccacaaaattacacattgtCTTAATAATCTATTTAACAATAATGAATATTCCTTTCGTCCATGTTAATTTTGTacgtttatttttttttaaataaagacTAAGATGTGAGAGATTTGTTTTTAGAAATACAAAAAGTGAAAAAGCAACTTAAATATGTGAATAATTAACAACTTTTACAAACTGAGAAAGGAAAAAGAAACAAATACCCGAGACACCGAAATAAAAAGAACATACAAAAATGATTGGGACAGAGAACTATTAATATTCAAGAATGCGTAGTTGTTAATCGCACTTTTTTATTAGGGGACGGAAATTGTCTTACTTAAATGACGAAAAATCACACTTTAATTTGTTAGATGCAAACCACTCTTTCTTTACAAGGTAATCAAGCCAAAGTATATATAGTCAATTATTAGCTTGACATGGACAAATAAATTTGGTCCCTTAAGTATCAACCCGTGACATGTAAGCCAAGTGCACCTCCTCACATTTGAAGGCAAAGAATCCTTTAGTCTTTTCGGACAATAATAGGGCGTTATTAGATGATACCCAATTTCGATATCACCCTCTCACACATCCGTATATAGGTCCATCATTTAAGTGATCTTCTACAATCCTAGGTACATATTACATGTGAGAGGTTGATATTGAAATTGAGTACCAACCAATGACGTCGTCTAATTTTCCTTTTTTAAAATTTTGTAAATTAAATATTTGATAAGATGACCATGTGAAATGGTCTATGCCATAACTCTACATGAATGTATGTGTCTAAAGGAAATGCTCAAGTAGGACCAACCAACATATTTTATTTGAGAATTTGAATGAAGCTATATGATTGCACGTTTGTTATCCCTATTGAACAAATCTTTTGGTTGAGATTCCCTATTTCAAAATGAATGATTGAATGGTAGATGAAAAGTTGTATATTGCAATTGTCCAATGTAGGTTTTAAATCGAGTTGGTCTTTTGAAAAACGGTTTCAGAATAAATTTATGAAAACATATATCAAATCGAAGAATTACTACGAGTTTTAATTTGTCAAGCAAAACTTGACACTATCAATCATGCACTATAGGCTAGTGACGGAATTAAAGGGGGTTAATCGGGACGTTCGTGTCCGCTGAACaatataaaatttgagaaatactCCGTAAAATATATACCTTGAGATGACCATGTTGGATCTCCTGAACCACCAATGCTACCAATAGACGTCAATGCTACATCCGAACCGGATTTGAAATCACTCATCTGGATTATCCAAACACGAAAATAAGTTTTATTTTCACGTTTATAACGGTCTTAATAAAGACTTATTACCGTAACATTATAACAAAACATATTTACAATAATGACGTACCCAACTAGGAGCTGTACCATCTGGACCATCCCAACCTATGTGAGCCACATGCTTTACATCTGTTGGTAACCCAATTTCCATCTCACGCTCTTTTACCTCTGCACAAATATTTCAAGTTATTATCATTGGGTATTCGGTTAAAACACGGGTCGAGTCTAACACGGATTTTAATAAGAGACAGTGGCGGAATTAGAGGGCTAGCAGAGTAACACCACCCCcttaaagataagaaatgaaaAATTCATATTATCTTGataaaattcttttttttttttttttttttgcaagtttACCCTATTTTATTACATTATTAATTCAGCCCGAATAAATGGGTTGTCCCGTTCATAAACAGTTATACCAAATATACCAATTTCTAGCTTTCCATTTCATATGAGGGGCGGACTCAGGATTTATATTATAGGTGCGTGTGCACCCACGATATACATTTAATTCAAGAATTGAATAAAAAAAAGTTGTAACTTACCAACAAATAAATGTGAGATGTATTTGAATGATCCTTTGCAAATGCCTTTAATCTTGGTTGCCATTATTGATTTATTGCTACTAAAAACCTTGGTTGAAGGGTCTATGTAGTGACCCTTAAAGATGTGAATAAACCACAAGACAACTTTTCTTAAACCTGAAGAAAATATAGAGCAACAAAAGTATGCTTTAGAAACAATTTAACAACAAAACAAGTGTTACTCACTTCGTCcgaattatttgtttacctttctgaTTCTTTCTAagcggtattttaatcaaaggtacaGAAATGATCGAGACG
It includes:
- the LOC141593007 gene encoding uncharacterized protein LOC141593007, which codes for MATKIKGICKGSFKYISHLFVEVKEREMEIGLPTDVKHVAHIGWDGPDGTAPSWMSDFKSGSDVALTSIGSIGGSGDPTWSSQDFEHKFLGRQQSSTKLSNFPPANTPSSNNSKKQKRKKTKSSNSTPKTGSARSTRPSKHKSLLCDSEEGAIRNSLRR